From Oncorhynchus mykiss isolate Arlee chromosome 25, USDA_OmykA_1.1, whole genome shotgun sequence, a single genomic window includes:
- the LOC110505947 gene encoding zinc transporter ZIP9: protein MSMDDFTSISLLSLAMLVGCYVSGTIPLAVNFSEEKLKLVTVLGAGLLCGTALAVIIPEGVHALYEEVLEGVHHAPGQVEGVGVSEPKEGVDAALGVSGEHSHSHEHLHAYIGVSLVLGFVFMLLVDQIGSAHVHSSADDPESARVASSKITTTLGLVVHAAADGVALGAAASTSQTSVQLIVFVAIMLHKAPAAFGLVSFLMHAGLERNRIRKHLLAFALAAPVLAMVTFVGLSQSSKEALSNVNATGVAMLFSAGTFLYVATVHVLPEVGGTGHSHSPTPGKEAAKGLSKVEVGALVLGCLLPLVLSVGHHH, encoded by the exons ATGTCTATGGACGACTTCACTTCGATCAGCCTGCTGTCCCTGGCCATGTTGGTGGGGTGTTATGTGTCTGGAACCATTCCTCTGGCTGTCAACTTCTCAGAG GAGAAGCTGAAGCTGGTGACGGTCCTGGGAGCAGGGCTGCTGTGTGGTACTGCCCTGGCTGTCATCATCCCCGAGGGGGTCCATGCCCTGTATGAGGAGGTCCTGGAGG gtgtgCACCACGCCCCTGGCCAggtggagggggtgggggtgtcTGAGCCCAAGGAAGGTGTGGATGCAGCTCTGGGGGTCAGTGGGGAGCACAGCCACAGCCACGAGCACCTCCATGCCTACATCGGGGTTTCTCTGGTCCTGGGGTTCGTTTTCATGCTGCTGGTCGACCAGATAGGAAGCGCCCACGTACACAGCAGTGCTGACG atcCAGAGTCTGCGAGGGTTGCCAGCTCAAAGATCACCACCACCTTGGGACTAGTGGTCCATGCAGCAG CTGACGGCGTGGCTCTCGGAGCAGCGGCTTCAACTTCCCAGACCAGTGTTCAGCTCATTGTCTTTGTGGCCATCATGCTTCACAAG GCCCCAGCAGCCTTTGGCCTGGTCTCTTTCCTGATGCATGCTGGTCTGGAGAGGAATCGGATCCGTAAACACCTGCTGGCCTTCGCCCTGGCAGCACCTGTCCTCGCCATGGTTACCTTCGTAGGACTCAGCCAG agcaGTAAAGAGGCACTGTCCAACGTGAACGCCACAGGCGTGGCCATGCTGTTCTCTGCCGGGACCTTCCTGTATGTTGCCACCGTACACGTTCTGCCTGAGGTGGGCGGGACCGGACACAGCCACTCCCCCACACCGGGGAAGGAAGCAGCGAAGGGACTGAGCAAGGtggaggttggggctctggttcTGGGCTGTCTGCTACCGCTGGTGCTGTCTGTGGGACACCACCACTAG